In one Silene latifolia isolate original U9 population chromosome 10, ASM4854445v1, whole genome shotgun sequence genomic region, the following are encoded:
- the LOC141608163 gene encoding uncharacterized protein LOC141608163, translating to MDDDIKENMSYANSSKDLWDEMIERYGDVNAIEIYQLRKDLNAISQGNTPLVEYYSNLKRTWENLDTLDPIPICTCGALSACTCQLLKRILDSDTHTKLIQFLMGSNSGYEGVKTNILSMEPLPPLNKALSLLQKIERQKQVSDAVDVLAEANAYVANAEVRQPDAKKAKIDNTAVSDNEVVVKKCTQCNRKGHSIDECYQLKTCSFCGKKGHIQSICTWYKQSMGIRGRGRGGYPREGSTRGGYSGRNANNADVLQYNDYIQDDPLMDFAPHSQVNSAFDSNMVNGIVDSVVQKVMQNLSDKTSTSSTATASFAGKFGWSNAVVSCFDTFNWIVDTGASDHMTSQISILSNIQKLEKPLIVALPDGSIKFVYQMGRVVLTPTIKLDVLVIPGFRQNLLSVSKLVEQSKMTAIFTPTECILHDL from the coding sequence ATGGATGATGATATTAAAGAAAATATGTCATATGCTAATTCATCTAAAGATTTATGGGATGAGATGATTGAGAGGTATGGTGATGTTAATGCAATAGAAATATATCAGTTGCGTAAGGATTTGAATGCTATTAGTCAGGGTAATACACCACTGGTTGAGTATTACAGTAATCTCAAGAGGACATGGGAGAATCTTGACACTCTTGACCCTATTCCCATCTGTACTTGTGGAGCTTTATCAGCTTGTACTTGTCAGCTACTCAAAAGAATTCTTGACAGTGACACTCACACCAAGTTAATACAGTTTTTAATGGGATCAAATAGTGGGTATGAGGGTGTTAAGACCAATATTTTGTCTATGGAGCCATTACCACCTCTGAACAAAGCATTGTCTTTGCTTCAAAAGATTGAAAGGCAGAAACAAGTTTCTGATGCTGTTGATGTGCTTGCTGAGGCAAATGCCTATGTTGCTAATGCTGAGGTCAGGCAACCAGATGCTAAAAAGGCCAAGATTGATAATACAGCAGTTTCTGATAATGAAGTTGTGGTCAAGAAGTGTACACAATGTAACAGGAAAGGGCACTCAATTGATGAGTGTTATCAACTGAAAACCTGTTCTTTCTGTGGTAAAAAGGGCCATATTCAGTCTATTTGCACTTGGTATAAACAAAGCATGGGCATTAGAGGTAGAGGTAGAGGTGGTTATCCTAGGGAAGGCTCTACTAGAGGAGGTTATTCTGGCAGAAATGCAAACAATGCTGATGTCTTGCAGTATAATGATTATATACAGGATGACCCTTTAATGGATTTTGCTCCACATTCACAAGTTAATTCTGCTTTTGATTCTAACATGGTTAATGGTATTGTTGACTCAGTTGTGCAGAAAGTAATGCAAAATCTGAGTGACAAGACCAGCACTAGTTCTACAGCCACTGCAAGTTTTGCAGGTAAATTTGGTTGGTCCAATGCTGTGGTCAGCTGTTTTGATACTTTTAATTGGATTGTTGATACTGGGGCGTCAGACCATATGACATCTCAAATATCAATTTTGAGTAATATTCAGAAATTAGAGAAGCCTCTTATTGTTGCCCTACCAGATGGTAGTATCAAATTTGTTTACCAAATGGGAAGAGTTGTTTTAACTCCTACAATTAAATTGGATGTTCTAGTTATTCCTGGTTTTAGACAGAATCTTCTCTCTGTTAGTAAGCTTGTTGAACAGTCTAAAATGACAGCCATTTTCACTCCTACTGAATGTATCTTAcatgacctttaa